A genomic segment from Pseudoduganella chitinolytica encodes:
- the accD gene encoding acetyl-CoA carboxylase, carboxyltransferase subunit beta, with translation MSWLEKLLPPRIQRSEAAARKTMPEGLWVKCPSCEAVLYRTDLESNLHVCPKCDHHMRIRARERLDALLDAGGRYEIGQESLPVDTLKFKDSKKYPDRLKQAMEATGETDAMICMGGSIMSLPVVVACFEFEFMGGSMGSVVGERFARAAQVAVEQKVPFICITATGGARMQEGLLSLMQMAKTTAMLTKLSEKKLPFISVLTDPTMGGVSASFAFMGDVVMAEPKALIGFAGPRVIENTVREKLPEGFQRSEFLLTKGAIDMIVDRRKMREEIARLLALLQNQAAEVLA, from the coding sequence ATGAGCTGGTTGGAAAAATTGCTGCCACCGCGCATTCAGCGTTCGGAAGCTGCCGCTCGCAAGACGATGCCCGAAGGCCTGTGGGTCAAGTGCCCCTCCTGCGAGGCCGTCCTGTACCGTACCGATCTGGAATCGAACCTGCACGTCTGCCCCAAGTGCGACCACCATATGCGCATCCGCGCCCGCGAGCGCCTCGATGCGCTGCTCGACGCCGGCGGCCGCTATGAAATCGGCCAGGAAAGCCTGCCGGTCGACACCCTGAAATTCAAGGACAGCAAGAAATACCCCGACCGCCTGAAGCAGGCGATGGAAGCCACCGGCGAGACCGATGCGATGATCTGCATGGGCGGTTCGATCATGAGCCTGCCGGTTGTCGTCGCGTGCTTCGAATTCGAATTCATGGGCGGTTCGATGGGCTCCGTCGTCGGTGAACGCTTCGCCCGCGCGGCCCAGGTGGCCGTCGAGCAGAAGGTGCCGTTCATTTGCATTACCGCCACGGGCGGCGCGCGCATGCAGGAAGGCCTGCTGTCGCTGATGCAGATGGCCAAGACCACTGCGATGCTGACCAAGTTGTCGGAGAAGAAACTGCCGTTCATCAGTGTGCTGACCGACCCGACGATGGGCGGCGTGTCCGCGTCGTTCGCCTTCATGGGCGACGTCGTGATGGCCGAGCCGAAGGCGCTGATCGGCTTTGCCGGCCCACGCGTCATCGAGAACACCGTGCGCGAGAAGCTGCCGGAAGGCTTCCAGCGCTCCGAGTTCCTGCTGACGAAGGGCGCGATCGACATGATCGTCGACCGCCGCAAGATGCGCGAGGAGATCGCGCGCCTGCTGGCGCTGCTGCAGAACCAGGCGGCCGAAGTACTGGCGTAA